One segment of Solanum stenotomum isolate F172 chromosome 1, ASM1918654v1, whole genome shotgun sequence DNA contains the following:
- the LOC125845472 gene encoding transcription repressor OFP17-like, translating to MKVKVFGRFKCKLFNPCKKIVRLFKFRLRKPLFIRRLKFCRSVHKTERLRRRGREEDQVMELKSFSEVELHNKAPFPSPLTPAYVRLSTATRKEVPVLDDVEDACRSFENYLVEMIVEEGKMRDLADVEELLYCWKNLKSSVFIELVSRFYGELCRDLFSNSYEDNVNTPKRLL from the coding sequence AGTGAAAGTGTTTGGTCGCTTCAAATGCAAGCTTTTCAATCCATGCAAGAAAATAGTAAGGTTGTTCAAGTTCAGACTCAGAAAGCCCCTCTTTATAAGAAGACTTAAGTTTTGCCGTTCAGTACATAAGACTGAACGGCTAAGAAGAAGAGGGAGAGAGGAGGACCAAGTCATGGAGCTCAAGAGTTTCTCAGAAGTGGAACTTCACAACAAAGCACCATTTCCATCACCCCTCACCCCGGCTTACGTGAGATTGAGTACAGCAACTAGAAAAGAAGTGCCAGTTCTGGATGATGTGGAAGATGCATGCAGGAGCTTTGAGAATTATCTGGTGGAGATGATTGTGGAAGAGGGGAAAATGAGGGATTTGGCAGATGTGGAAGAATTGTTGTACTGTTGGAAGAATCTCAAAAGCTCTGTCTTCATTGAACTGGTGAGCAGGTTCTATGGAGAGCTATGCAGGGATTTGTTTTCCAATAGCTACGAGGACAATGTTAACACCCCAAAGAGACTCTTATAA